One part of the Phycisphaeraceae bacterium genome encodes these proteins:
- a CDS encoding sodium/proton-translocating pyrophosphatase, with the protein MVIPATLASIQEIPAAFWAAPAGGVLALAAAWVFASSVMSRAEGEPEMIRIAQAVRDGAMAYLSRQYRVVAVVFLVIIAVLGVLSMGLGLQPALSMIGVPVAGFLSGLCGWLGMRIATNASARTAFAAKTSLNDGLTVALRSGAVMGLSVVGFALLDVSAWFVILNSGVVPGVSGPAVITTVMLSFAMGASTQALFARVGGGIFTKAADVGADLVGKVEAGIPEDDPRNPAVIADNVGDNVGDVAGMGADLYESYYGSLLSTFALGAAAAATIPAISAGESVGLAMRLIAVPAAIAGLGIACSIVGILSVRTSEGTSFAGLLSALTRGVWIAAGLIAIGAMGVLYWLLREVPEVSWLGLWGSIMSGLLAGLIIARSTEYYTSYEHTPTRRIAVQARTGSATLIIAGISEGMRSTWAALATIVAGILAAFVLGGGGDNILLGLYGVAIAAVGMLSTLGITLATDAYGPIADNAGGNAEMSGQPPEVRQRTDMLDSLGNTTAATGKGFAIGSAALTALALLAAYVQVVQTQLTSQALDFARANESTLRLAEKAPCAVFMGYQKFALVLPGAGSGGGPVYDGALLFDPQSLGHLYPQLRVGQVFQLESAVAGENHNHDHDHGHDDDGEDSAHRGRGAIRVHHSQQHGDHVDSVEFDLVRTSEVDLHSVMTFYGVTLINPSVLGGLFLGVMLTFLFCAMTMSAVGRAAYAMMGECRRQFGIIRRVLRDDGMGEGDVMDPANWPRSIELNGDRYPDYATCVRISTRGAQREMVVPALIAILAPIATGVVLSVPGVVGLLAGGLTAGFAVAVFMANAGGAWDNAKKLIESYGKISADEFLRSSDVRERIPPEIREQLVAKATELQRTGRGGEVVYGKGSDDHKAAVVGDTVGDPFKDTSGPSLNILIKLISIVSVVFAGLTVKFGPAVGDWLGITGGGGAH; encoded by the coding sequence ATGGTGATTCCAGCGACCCTGGCTTCCATTCAAGAGATTCCCGCCGCCTTCTGGGCCGCTCCCGCCGGCGGCGTGCTTGCGCTCGCCGCGGCGTGGGTGTTCGCGTCGTCGGTGATGAGCCGAGCCGAAGGCGAGCCGGAGATGATTCGGATCGCGCAGGCGGTGCGCGATGGAGCAATGGCGTACTTGTCGCGGCAGTACCGGGTCGTGGCGGTTGTGTTCCTGGTGATCATCGCGGTGCTCGGCGTCCTCTCGATGGGACTGGGGCTGCAGCCCGCGCTGTCGATGATCGGCGTGCCGGTGGCCGGGTTTCTCTCGGGCCTGTGCGGCTGGCTTGGCATGCGGATCGCAACGAACGCGTCCGCGCGAACGGCCTTTGCCGCGAAGACCTCGTTGAATGATGGACTGACGGTCGCTCTTCGGTCCGGGGCAGTGATGGGCCTAAGTGTGGTTGGCTTCGCGCTGCTGGATGTCTCGGCCTGGTTTGTCATCCTCAACTCGGGTGTGGTGCCGGGTGTGTCGGGTCCCGCGGTGATCACCACGGTCATGCTCTCGTTCGCGATGGGCGCTTCGACGCAGGCCCTGTTTGCCCGAGTTGGCGGGGGCATCTTTACCAAAGCCGCGGACGTCGGGGCCGACCTGGTCGGCAAGGTCGAGGCCGGGATCCCCGAGGACGATCCCCGGAACCCCGCGGTCATCGCCGATAACGTCGGCGATAACGTTGGCGATGTCGCCGGCATGGGCGCCGACCTCTACGAGTCGTATTACGGGTCGCTGCTCTCCACGTTTGCCCTCGGCGCGGCCGCGGCGGCCACAATCCCGGCGATTTCGGCTGGTGAATCCGTCGGGCTCGCGATGCGGCTCATAGCGGTCCCAGCGGCAATCGCCGGATTGGGGATCGCGTGCTCAATCGTCGGGATTCTCTCGGTCCGGACCAGCGAGGGGACGTCGTTTGCCGGGCTGCTGTCAGCGCTCACCCGGGGTGTGTGGATCGCGGCCGGGCTCATCGCGATCGGGGCCATGGGTGTGCTGTACTGGCTCCTCCGCGAAGTGCCGGAGGTTTCGTGGCTTGGCTTGTGGGGTTCGATCATGTCCGGCCTGCTGGCGGGGCTGATCATCGCCCGTTCGACGGAGTACTACACGTCGTACGAGCACACGCCAACCCGACGGATCGCTGTGCAGGCGAGGACCGGCTCCGCAACGCTGATCATTGCGGGTATCTCCGAGGGCATGCGATCAACGTGGGCCGCTCTCGCGACAATCGTCGCTGGGATTCTGGCAGCGTTCGTGCTTGGTGGCGGAGGCGACAACATCCTGCTGGGGCTGTATGGCGTGGCGATCGCTGCCGTCGGCATGCTCTCGACGCTCGGCATCACGCTGGCGACGGATGCGTACGGCCCAATCGCGGACAATGCCGGCGGTAACGCCGAGATGTCGGGCCAGCCGCCCGAGGTGCGGCAGCGCACCGACATGCTCGACTCGCTGGGTAACACCACCGCCGCGACAGGGAAGGGGTTCGCGATCGGCTCCGCGGCCCTGACGGCGCTGGCCCTTCTCGCGGCGTACGTCCAGGTCGTTCAGACGCAGCTCACAAGCCAGGCGCTTGACTTTGCCCGTGCCAATGAATCGACCCTTCGACTTGCCGAGAAGGCGCCGTGCGCGGTCTTCATGGGGTACCAGAAGTTCGCGCTCGTCCTACCCGGCGCTGGGAGTGGCGGCGGTCCGGTGTACGACGGAGCGCTGCTGTTTGATCCTCAATCGCTCGGGCATCTGTATCCGCAGCTTCGTGTGGGGCAGGTCTTTCAGCTTGAGTCCGCTGTCGCAGGAGAGAATCACAACCACGATCATGACCACGGCCACGACGATGATGGCGAGGATTCCGCCCATCGGGGCCGGGGTGCAATCCGCGTGCACCATTCTCAGCAGCACGGTGATCACGTGGATTCCGTCGAGTTCGACCTCGTGCGGACATCCGAGGTGGACCTGCATTCTGTGATGACGTTCTACGGTGTTACGCTGATCAACCCGAGCGTCCTCGGGGGTTTGTTCCTCGGAGTGATGCTCACGTTCCTGTTCTGTGCCATGACGATGTCAGCGGTCGGTCGCGCTGCCTACGCCATGATGGGCGAATGCCGCCGGCAGTTCGGCATCATCCGCCGCGTGCTGCGTGACGACGGGATGGGGGAGGGGGATGTCATGGACCCGGCGAACTGGCCGCGGAGCATCGAACTGAACGGGGACCGCTACCCGGACTACGCGACCTGCGTGCGGATCTCGACGAGGGGAGCGCAGCGGGAGATGGTGGTGCCGGCGCTGATCGCTATCCTGGCGCCGATCGCGACGGGGGTTGTCCTTTCGGTGCCCGGAGTCGTCGGCCTGCTCGCCGGGGGGCTGACCGCGGGTTTCGCGGTGGCCGTGTTTATGGCGAACGCGGGCGGGGCGTGGGACAACGCGAAAAAGCTCATCGAGTCATACGGCAAGATCTCGGCCGACGAGTTCCTGCGGAGCAGCGACGTCCGGGAGCGGATCCCACCGGAAATCCGCGAGCAGCTCGTCGCGAAGGCCACAGAGCTGCAGCGAACCGGCCGGGGCGGTGAGGTCGTGTACGGCAAGGGCTCGGACGACCACAAGGCGGCGGTAGTCGGCGACACGGTCGGCGATCCATTCAAGGATACTTCGGGCCCCTCGCTGAACATCCTGATCAAGCTCATCTCGATCGTCTCGGTGGTGTTCGCCGGGCTCACCGTGAAGTTCGGACCGGCTGTTGGCGACTGGCTCGGGATCACGGGGGGTGGGGGGGCTCACTGA
- a CDS encoding sodium-translocating pyrophosphatase yields MSNGTVRSVVCGANRFAEAARLLMVPLVMLAAVVLAPQTAMAQHAEGASSVAHHGGGEANLVLPDVADATFMGVNGRTLLMGGLGIGLLGLIFGLAIYTQLRNMPVHKSMLDISELIYETCKAYMIQQGKFLMLLWIFIAAIVAVYFGKLVPVGLDAAGHAAFGMPMSKVAIILLFSLVGIAGSYGVAWFGIRVNTFANSRAAFASLRGKPFPCYSIPLKAGMSIGMALISVELMIMLGILLFVPGDLSGACLIGFAIGESLGASALRIAGGIFTKIADIGSDLMKIVFKIKEDDARNPGVIADCVGDNAGDSVGPSADGFETYGVTGVALITFIMLAINEKTAGAGFAAIQVQLLVWLFMMRIIMVVASAASYFINEAFAKAKFGNAPKMNFEHPLTSLVVLTSVISVALTFIASYLLIPTVAGDSTWWWKLSLVITCGTAAGAIIPELVKVFTSTNSRHVREVVTSSEQGGASLNILSGFVAGNFSAYWLGLAIVVLMGLAYMVSNMFPPAMPGASHTIMMAPAVFAFGLVAFGFLGMGPVTIAVDSYGPVTDNAQSVFELSTIETLPGIRADIKKDFGFEPDFEKSKEFLEENDGAGNTFKATAKPVLIGTAVVGATTMIFSIIVGLTNGLEASLVANLSLLHAPFLLGLITGGAIIYWFTGASTQAVSTGAYRAVEFIKANIKLEGSTKASVEDSKKVVQICTQYAQKGMFNIFLGVFFATLAFAFLESYFFIGYLISIAVFGLYQAIFMANAGGAWDNAKKVVETELRAKGTPLHDACVVGDTVGDPFKDTSSVALNPVIKFTTLFGLLAVELAVSMKVFNGATQQQDHTTLTMLLTGLFFVVSLVFVWRSFYAMQIGQHAGKSH; encoded by the coding sequence GTGAGCAATGGAACGGTCCGGAGCGTGGTGTGTGGAGCGAACCGGTTTGCCGAGGCGGCGCGGTTGCTGATGGTTCCGCTGGTGATGCTTGCGGCGGTCGTGCTGGCTCCGCAGACGGCGATGGCGCAGCACGCCGAGGGCGCATCGAGCGTCGCACATCATGGCGGCGGCGAGGCCAACCTTGTGCTGCCCGACGTTGCCGATGCGACGTTCATGGGGGTCAACGGTCGGACGCTCCTGATGGGCGGTCTGGGCATCGGATTGCTGGGGCTGATCTTCGGTCTGGCGATCTACACACAGCTCAGGAACATGCCGGTTCACAAGTCGATGCTCGACATTTCGGAGCTGATCTACGAGACCTGCAAGGCGTACATGATCCAGCAGGGCAAGTTCCTGATGCTGCTGTGGATCTTCATCGCCGCGATCGTGGCGGTGTACTTCGGCAAGCTGGTGCCGGTCGGGCTTGATGCCGCCGGCCATGCCGCGTTCGGCATGCCGATGAGCAAGGTCGCGATCATCCTGCTCTTCAGCCTCGTTGGGATCGCGGGCTCGTACGGCGTCGCGTGGTTCGGCATCCGGGTCAACACCTTCGCCAACTCCCGTGCGGCGTTTGCCAGCCTCCGCGGCAAGCCGTTTCCCTGCTACTCGATCCCGCTGAAGGCGGGCATGTCGATCGGCATGGCCCTGATCAGCGTCGAGCTGATGATCATGCTCGGCATCCTGCTGTTCGTGCCGGGTGATCTCTCGGGGGCGTGCCTGATCGGATTCGCGATCGGCGAGTCGCTGGGCGCCTCGGCGCTCCGTATTGCCGGCGGTATCTTCACGAAGATCGCCGACATCGGGTCCGACCTGATGAAGATCGTCTTCAAGATCAAGGAGGACGATGCCCGCAACCCCGGCGTGATCGCCGATTGCGTGGGCGACAACGCCGGCGACTCGGTCGGGCCCTCGGCGGACGGCTTCGAGACGTACGGCGTGACTGGCGTGGCGCTGATCACGTTCATCATGCTGGCCATCAACGAGAAGACAGCCGGAGCGGGGTTCGCGGCGATCCAGGTCCAGCTCTTGGTGTGGCTGTTCATGATGCGGATCATCATGGTGGTCGCGTCGGCCGCCTCCTACTTCATCAACGAGGCGTTCGCCAAGGCGAAGTTCGGCAACGCTCCGAAGATGAACTTCGAGCACCCGCTGACGAGCCTGGTCGTGCTCACGTCGGTGATCTCGGTAGCGCTGACGTTCATCGCGTCGTACCTGCTCATCCCGACGGTTGCGGGCGATTCCACGTGGTGGTGGAAGCTCTCGCTGGTGATTACCTGCGGCACCGCGGCGGGGGCGATCATCCCCGAACTGGTCAAGGTGTTTACGTCAACCAACTCCCGTCACGTCCGCGAGGTTGTGACCTCCTCGGAGCAGGGCGGGGCTTCACTGAACATCCTGTCGGGGTTTGTCGCGGGGAACTTCTCGGCGTACTGGCTCGGTCTCGCGATCGTGGTGCTGATGGGTCTGGCCTACATGGTCAGCAACATGTTCCCGCCGGCGATGCCAGGGGCGTCCCACACGATCATGATGGCCCCGGCGGTCTTCGCGTTCGGTCTGGTCGCCTTCGGCTTCCTGGGCATGGGTCCGGTGACAATCGCGGTCGACAGCTACGGTCCGGTGACCGACAACGCCCAGAGCGTCTTCGAACTGTCGACCATCGAGACGCTCCCCGGCATCCGCGCCGATATCAAGAAGGACTTCGGTTTCGAGCCCGACTTCGAGAAGAGCAAGGAGTTCCTGGAAGAGAACGACGGGGCGGGCAACACGTTCAAGGCGACGGCCAAGCCCGTCCTCATCGGCACCGCGGTCGTCGGCGCCACGACCATGATCTTCTCGATCATCGTGGGCCTGACCAACGGGCTGGAGGCGTCGCTTGTCGCGAACCTCTCACTGCTTCACGCTCCGTTCCTCCTGGGCCTGATCACCGGCGGCGCGATCATCTATTGGTTCACGGGCGCCTCGACGCAGGCGGTCTCCACCGGGGCGTACCGCGCCGTCGAGTTCATCAAGGCGAACATCAAGCTCGAGGGTTCGACCAAGGCGAGCGTCGAGGACAGCAAGAAAGTCGTGCAGATCTGCACGCAGTACGCCCAGAAGGGGATGTTCAACATCTTCCTGGGCGTGTTCTTTGCGACGCTCGCGTTCGCGTTCCTCGAGTCGTACTTCTTCATCGGATACCTAATCTCGATCGCCGTCTTCGGTCTGTACCAGGCGATCTTCATGGCCAACGCAGGCGGCGCCTGGGACAACGCGAAGAAGGTCGTCGAGACCGAGTTGCGGGCCAAGGGCACGCCGCTGCACGATGCCTGCGTCGTGGGAGACACCGTGGGTGATCCCTTCAAGGACACGTCTTCGGTCGCTCTCAATCCCGTGATCAAGTTCACGACCCTGTTCGGCCTGCTCGCCGTCGAGTTGGCGGTGAGCATGAAGGTCTTCAACGGGGCGACGCAGCAGCAGGACCACACCACGCTGACGATGCTCCTGACGGGCCTGTTCTTCGTCGTGTCGCTTGTCTTCGTGTGGCGGTCGTTCTACGCGATGCAGATCGGTCAGCACGCCGGGAAGTCCCACTAA
- the rpsU gene encoding 30S ribosomal protein S21, with protein MSIRIKARSGETVEQMMRRFKKLCEKEGLTKDIKRKEFYEKPSERSRRAARKSVARRVREAMGPVEREAKGPKGKAGKGGPRGGRPGAGGGRGSGGPPSR; from the coding sequence ATGTCGATCCGAATCAAGGCGCGCAGCGGTGAGACCGTCGAGCAGATGATGCGGCGGTTCAAGAAGCTGTGCGAGAAAGAGGGCCTGACGAAGGACATCAAGCGCAAAGAGTTCTACGAGAAGCCCTCGGAGCGAAGCCGTCGTGCGGCGCGCAAGTCGGTGGCCCGTCGGGTTCGTGAGGCCATGGGGCCTGTGGAGCGAGAGGCGAAGGGCCCGAAGGGCAAGGCTGGAAAGGGTGGTCCGCGCGGCGGGCGACCCGGCGCGGGCGGCGGGAGGGGGTCGGGGGGACCCCCGTCCAGGTAG